A DNA window from Proteiniborus ethanoligenes contains the following coding sequences:
- a CDS encoding ABC transporter substrate-binding protein gives MSYKKVLIILLTFSLMFVFYGCTKDRGTTDVAKNITTYKEIILNDVLEAKNILSVGLDINNQPVLFILGKDSRKYIVLDENGAVKKEINTDFSGRPNVFTFDKNNNMYILADKPELNENREITSISKKLLFYDNESDSITENNVIGQLNDTTARSIEDTTRKIKVDSKGNIYALKLGGSIEVFDSNLNIKKVLDSTPYWDIEMDEEDNILALKYGRDDNILDKIDTNNYKTIWSKEYSYTDGPNKIYYNKNTKNLYGINAGWVARYDSKGNLTSRILNTGELSEIDMILDFMVDNSEEIYLLADCQDSYKLIKYIESKSETMANTGTEEEKTEITVELTRDYDNLFTKAARKFEEINPDIKVTVNLYPDLDEYQYSDKLNTEIMAGKGPDILYLRPWDYIRTYIEKGILVNLDEVIEKDSEFIIKDYNTHIIDNARYKDELYTMPINYYQFYTFVLNEKLLDEKGINLDNNLNWKDVYALSKKLNENSLEQIYVLPKIDDWTLYELILLQDIDYYLNWNKKEAKFNSKEFIETLELMRSIKEDNILHPDLLWYEIMNATNYGEIKDLSNIAIYLGQTHSYGYIQGLGSFYDGFTAVSAPKGEYTGNRLYYSDFLAINSNSQHKEEVWEFIKFIITEEAQTFDERIIQGTFRINNNASQKQIDRMFEYQEKNKSYMEKNKSYFANEEDIEKLNRVIGNLNKPKTSEPLYDVIKEEVDRFLNGEKSAEEVAERLQNKADIYLNE, from the coding sequence ATGTCATACAAAAAAGTATTAATTATTTTACTAACATTTTCACTCATGTTTGTATTCTATGGGTGTACTAAAGATAGAGGGACCACAGACGTAGCTAAGAATATCACAACATATAAAGAAATTATTTTAAATGATGTATTAGAAGCGAAGAATATATTAAGCGTGGGCTTAGATATTAATAACCAGCCAGTGTTATTTATTCTTGGCAAGGATAGTAGAAAGTATATAGTTTTAGATGAAAATGGAGCAGTTAAAAAGGAGATAAACACTGACTTTAGTGGAAGACCAAATGTTTTCACTTTTGATAAAAACAATAATATGTACATACTAGCAGATAAACCAGAGTTAAATGAGAATAGAGAAATAACGTCAATAAGTAAAAAGCTTCTTTTTTATGATAATGAGTCTGATTCTATTACTGAAAATAATGTAATAGGACAATTAAATGATACTACAGCAAGGTCAATAGAAGATACTACGAGAAAAATAAAAGTAGATAGTAAAGGTAACATATATGCTCTAAAGCTAGGCGGAAGCATAGAAGTATTTGACAGTAACTTAAATATAAAAAAAGTATTAGATTCAACACCATATTGGGACATAGAAATGGATGAGGAAGACAATATTTTAGCACTGAAGTATGGTAGAGATGATAATATTCTAGACAAAATAGACACAAACAACTATAAAACAATATGGAGCAAAGAGTATAGCTACACAGATGGACCAAATAAAATCTACTATAACAAAAACACTAAGAATCTGTATGGAATAAATGCAGGATGGGTAGCAAGATATGATTCAAAAGGAAATCTAACAAGTAGAATTTTAAACACTGGAGAATTATCAGAAATAGATATGATACTTGATTTTATGGTGGATAATAGTGAAGAAATATATTTATTAGCAGATTGTCAAGATAGTTATAAGCTAATCAAATATATAGAATCAAAATCTGAAACAATGGCAAATACAGGAACAGAAGAAGAAAAGACAGAAATAACTGTTGAATTAACTAGAGACTATGACAATCTATTTACTAAGGCAGCAAGGAAATTTGAGGAAATTAATCCTGATATAAAGGTTACAGTTAATTTATATCCTGACCTTGATGAATATCAATATAGTGATAAGCTAAATACAGAGATAATGGCAGGTAAGGGACCAGATATCTTATATCTACGTCCATGGGACTATATAAGAACATATATAGAAAAAGGTATACTAGTTAACCTAGATGAGGTCATAGAAAAGGATAGTGAATTTATTATCAAAGATTACAACACCCATATAATTGACAATGCAAGGTATAAGGATGAATTATATACTATGCCTATAAACTACTACCAATTTTATACCTTTGTACTAAATGAAAAACTACTAGATGAAAAAGGAATAAATTTAGATAATAATCTAAATTGGAAGGATGTATATGCCCTTTCAAAAAAACTAAATGAAAATAGTCTAGAACAAATATATGTTTTACCTAAAATTGATGATTGGACCTTATATGAACTTATACTATTACAGGATATAGATTATTACTTGAACTGGAATAAAAAAGAGGCTAAGTTTAATAGCAAAGAATTTATTGAAACCTTAGAACTAATGAGGTCCATAAAAGAAGACAATATACTACATCCAGATTTATTATGGTATGAGATAATGAATGCAACTAACTATGGCGAAATAAAAGATTTAAGCAATATAGCAATATATCTAGGGCAAACCCATTCGTATGGCTATATACAGGGCCTAGGGTCTTTCTATGATGGCTTTACTGCCGTATCGGCACCTAAGGGAGAGTATACAGGAAATAGGTTATACTATAGCGATTTTTTAGCTATAAATTCTAATTCTCAGCATAAAGAAGAGGTATGGGAATTTATAAAATTTATAATAACAGAGGAAGCTCAAACTTTTGATGAGAGGATAATACAAGGAACTTTCCGTATTAATAATAATGCAAGCCAAAAACAAATTGATAGGATGTTCGAGTATCAAGAAAAAAACAAATCGTACATGGAAAAAAATAAAAGCTATTTTGCAAATGAAGAAGATATAGAGAAACTTAACAGGGTAATAGGCAATCTAAACAAGCCTAAAACGTCAGAACCTTTATATGATGTAATAAAAGAAGAAGTTGATCGATTCTTAAATGGTGAAAAATCAGCAGAGGAAGTAGCTGAACGACTGCAAAATAAGGCTGATATATATTTAAATGAATAG
- a CDS encoding NAD(P)/FAD-dependent oxidoreductase codes for MYDVIIIGAGIIGTSIGRELSRYKVKVLILEKNMDVSMGATKANSAIVHGGYAEKSTTLKGRLCYEGRLQFKKLNEELNFGFEERGSLVITKEDDKEPLERLMENGIKNGLSDLSIIGPDETRKIEPILTHDVKWALYCKGAGICSPYEMAIAMAENAIKNGATLELEKEVIDVKRVENGFRVITNVGEYYGKYVVNAAGLYSDKISKMVGIDDFEILPRSGEYILFTRGTGEPINTVVFQLPTKLGKGVLVASTYYGNLLIGPDANDNTDKEDTSTHLERIAKIYNQTKALYNKIDPRQFIRSFTGIRARSSTDDFIIEETRVKGFINVAGIQSPGLTSSPAIAKMVIGILADGGLKLEINPNFDPYRKPIITKKPLRPIKEIKDLIELPLGSKGRIVCRCEQVLEEEIVDALHREIKVKTVDGVKRRTRATMGWCQGEFCKPRVIEIMEREYGEKIDPSYDIEHSGVNRVQKSELLDYLKSLKE; via the coding sequence GTGTATGATGTCATTATAATTGGGGCAGGCATAATAGGAACTAGTATAGGTAGAGAGCTGTCTAGGTATAAGGTTAAGGTATTGATTCTTGAAAAAAACATGGATGTATCTATGGGAGCCACAAAGGCTAATAGTGCAATTGTACATGGGGGCTATGCAGAAAAAAGTACAACATTAAAGGGAAGACTCTGCTATGAAGGAAGATTACAATTTAAGAAACTAAACGAGGAGTTGAATTTTGGATTTGAAGAAAGGGGCTCCTTAGTAATTACTAAGGAAGATGACAAAGAGCCGCTGGAAAGGTTAATGGAAAATGGAATTAAAAATGGACTCTCTGATTTAAGTATTATTGGTCCAGATGAAACAAGGAAAATAGAACCAATATTAACTCATGATGTTAAATGGGCATTATACTGTAAAGGTGCAGGGATTTGTTCTCCATATGAAATGGCTATAGCTATGGCAGAAAATGCAATAAAAAATGGCGCTACATTAGAGCTCGAAAAAGAGGTTATAGATGTAAAAAGGGTAGAAAATGGGTTCAGAGTAATAACAAATGTAGGAGAATATTATGGTAAATATGTAGTCAATGCTGCAGGATTATATTCAGATAAGATTTCTAAAATGGTAGGAATAGATGATTTTGAAATACTTCCAAGAAGCGGAGAATATATCTTATTTACAAGAGGTACTGGTGAGCCAATCAATACAGTTGTTTTCCAACTTCCAACTAAGCTTGGTAAGGGTGTTTTAGTTGCATCTACCTATTATGGAAATCTTTTAATCGGACCAGATGCAAATGATAATACTGATAAGGAAGATACATCAACACATTTGGAAAGAATAGCGAAAATATATAATCAAACTAAAGCTTTATATAACAAAATAGATCCTAGACAATTTATAAGAAGCTTTACTGGGATCAGGGCTAGAAGCTCAACAGATGATTTCATTATCGAAGAAACAAGAGTTAAAGGCTTTATTAATGTGGCGGGCATACAATCTCCAGGCTTAACATCATCACCAGCTATTGCAAAAATGGTTATAGGAATTCTAGCTGATGGAGGACTAAAACTAGAAATTAATCCAAATTTTGATCCATATAGAAAACCAATTATAACTAAAAAGCCCCTAAGACCAATTAAGGAAATAAAGGATTTAATAGAGCTTCCTTTAGGCTCTAAAGGAAGGATAGTATGCAGGTGTGAACAGGTATTAGAAGAGGAAATTGTAGATGCATTACATAGGGAAATAAAAGTCAAGACTGTAGATGGTGTAAAGAGAAGGACTAGGGCAACTATGGGATGGTGCCAAGGTGAATTTTGTAAGCCAAGGGTTATAGAAATCATGGAGAGAGAATATGGTGAAAAAATAGATCCCTCATATGACATAGAACATAGTGGAGTAAATAGAGTTCAAAAGTCGGAGCTGTTAGATTATCTGAAAAGCCTTAAAGAATAA
- a CDS encoding carbohydrate ABC transporter permease: protein MRKNKKLAVTIFLITFALLILLPLIVTVTNSFMGNPEIMESHGVFTREATEREKEKFRSVKLIPDSIVFEQYYEVLVGKSKFLRMFWNSVFLVLPIVIFQTIISSSAAFVFAKMKFKGRDTLFFIYIIIMMMPFQVTLVPNYLVLDKLGILDNYMSIILPGIFGAFGVFLLRQFMISIPNEYIEAAMVDGCSLAQIFFKVILPQSKGGVASLAILSFIDNWNMVEQPLIFLKDTNKHPLSIYLSVINNSELGIAFAASVIYMIPALLVFLYGQNYLIEGISNSTIKK, encoded by the coding sequence ATGAGGAAAAACAAAAAACTAGCAGTTACTATATTCTTAATTACATTTGCTTTATTGATACTTTTGCCTCTTATAGTGACAGTTACCAATTCCTTTATGGGAAACCCTGAAATTATGGAAAGCCATGGAGTCTTTACAAGAGAAGCTACAGAGAGAGAAAAAGAAAAATTTAGAAGCGTTAAATTGATTCCAGATAGTATTGTGTTTGAACAGTACTATGAAGTTTTAGTAGGAAAATCAAAGTTTTTAAGGATGTTTTGGAACTCGGTTTTTCTAGTACTTCCTATAGTAATATTTCAAACAATAATATCTTCATCAGCTGCATTTGTATTTGCTAAAATGAAGTTTAAAGGAAGAGATACGCTCTTTTTCATATATATTATAATTATGATGATGCCATTTCAGGTTACTCTCGTACCAAACTATTTAGTATTAGACAAGCTAGGCATTTTAGACAATTACATGTCCATAATACTTCCCGGAATCTTCGGGGCATTTGGAGTCTTTCTTTTGAGACAGTTTATGATTTCAATTCCAAATGAATATATTGAGGCAGCAATGGTTGATGGATGTTCATTGGCACAGATTTTCTTTAAGGTCATTCTTCCACAGTCAAAAGGAGGAGTAGCTTCGCTAGCCATATTATCATTTATAGATAATTGGAATATGGTTGAACAGCCATTGATATTTTTAAAGGATACAAATAAACACCCGTTGTCCATATATCTTTCTGTAATAAATAATTCTGAACTAGGTATTGCCTTTGCGGCCAGTGTTATATATATGATACCTGCTCTTTTGGTATTCTTATACGGACAGAATTATCTAATCGAGGGCATATCTAATTCTACAATTAAAAAATAA
- a CDS encoding P1 family peptidase yields the protein MYNKKIREYGIIIGSIPVGNKNSITDVPGVKIGHYTLDNGAIKTGVTAIMPHSGNLFKDKLVAACHVINGFGKSTGLIQIEELGTIETPIILTNTLSVGTGYEAIVRYMLESNEDIGVSTSTVNPIVCECNDGELNDIRGLHIKPSYIFEALNDCNEDFLEGNVGAGTGMICYGLKGGIGSSSRVIELDDKKYIIGVLVLSNFGSLEDFTLNKEHIGPKIKKLIDKCEESEDKGSIICILATDLPLSSRQIKRVIKRMHPGISRTGSYTGSSSGEVCIGFSTANIISHYETESIINISVINENKINKVFRATVEATEEAIINSLICSNTTVGRDNKKVYSLVDFIDIVKKQ from the coding sequence ATGTATAATAAAAAAATTAGAGAATACGGTATTATCATTGGTTCTATTCCTGTAGGTAATAAAAATTCTATTACCGATGTTCCTGGAGTAAAGATAGGACATTATACTTTAGATAATGGCGCCATAAAAACAGGTGTAACAGCAATTATGCCTCATAGCGGTAATCTGTTTAAAGATAAGCTAGTAGCTGCTTGCCATGTAATAAATGGCTTTGGAAAATCTACTGGTCTTATACAAATTGAAGAGTTAGGTACAATAGAAACCCCAATAATACTTACGAATACTTTAAGCGTAGGCACTGGATATGAGGCCATAGTCAGGTATATGTTAGAATCCAACGAAGATATTGGAGTATCAACTAGTACAGTTAATCCAATTGTTTGTGAATGTAATGATGGTGAACTAAATGATATTAGAGGTCTACATATAAAGCCTTCATATATATTTGAAGCATTAAATGATTGCAATGAAGATTTTCTCGAAGGAAATGTAGGAGCCGGTACTGGTATGATATGCTATGGCTTAAAGGGAGGGATTGGCTCTTCCTCCAGAGTAATAGAGCTAGATGATAAAAAATATATTATTGGTGTATTAGTGTTATCTAACTTTGGCTCCTTAGAGGATTTTACTCTCAACAAGGAGCATATTGGCCCAAAGATAAAAAAATTAATAGATAAATGCGAAGAGTCTGAGGACAAGGGTTCAATTATATGTATCTTAGCCACAGACTTGCCTTTATCCTCCAGGCAAATAAAAAGAGTTATAAAAAGAATGCATCCAGGCATATCTAGAACTGGTAGCTATACAGGCAGTAGTAGTGGTGAAGTATGTATAGGCTTTTCAACTGCAAATATAATCAGTCATTATGAGACTGAGAGCATAATAAATATAAGTGTTATAAACGAAAATAAAATCAATAAGGTTTTTAGAGCCACTGTAGAAGCTACAGAAGAAGCTATCATAAATTCTTTAATTTGCTCTAACACTACGGTTGGTAGAGATAATAAGAAGGTCTATTCCCTTGTGGATTTTATTGATATTGTTAAAAAACAATGA
- a CDS encoding carbohydrate ABC transporter permease has protein sequence MLSRFSIKDKFIAVLFIAPSVIGISVFYIIPFIWMVIYSFFDKPVNGSFVGFKNYIDLINNGIYRKALSNTAIFTGISVPLIIILSLILAILLNQKIHFKHTLRTSFIVPLVVPVASVILFFEYIFDYHGLVNKIFSMLNINATDWLNSPHAMLVVIIIYVWKNLGYNMILFLAGLQGIPKEYYEAADIDGAGALTKFFNITSIYLMPTTFFVIIISIISSFKVFKEVYLLSGSYPHESIYMLQHYLNNMFSKLDYHKLVTSAVLMAVVLYLIIFILFKIQKKVERYIEG, from the coding sequence ATGCTTTCTAGGTTCAGCATAAAAGATAAGTTTATAGCTGTACTATTCATTGCTCCAAGTGTAATTGGTATATCAGTATTTTATATCATTCCATTTATATGGATGGTAATTTATTCCTTCTTTGATAAGCCTGTAAATGGAAGTTTTGTAGGATTCAAAAATTATATTGATTTAATCAATAATGGGATATATAGGAAAGCACTGTCCAATACTGCCATATTTACAGGAATCAGCGTCCCATTGATTATAATATTATCTTTAATATTAGCAATCTTATTAAATCAAAAGATACATTTCAAACACACACTAAGAACTTCTTTTATAGTTCCATTAGTTGTACCAGTGGCTTCAGTTATTTTATTCTTTGAGTACATATTTGATTATCATGGGCTTGTAAACAAAATTTTTTCAATGCTTAATATAAACGCTACAGATTGGCTAAATTCACCTCATGCTATGCTTGTAGTGATTATAATATATGTATGGAAAAACCTCGGATATAACATGATATTATTTTTAGCAGGACTTCAAGGTATACCTAAAGAATACTATGAAGCTGCAGATATAGATGGAGCTGGAGCTCTAACTAAATTTTTCAATATAACATCAATTTATCTAATGCCTACTACTTTTTTCGTAATAATCATATCTATAATCAGCTCTTTCAAGGTATTTAAGGAAGTATATCTTTTATCAGGCAGCTACCCACATGAAAGCATATATATGCTCCAACATTATCTCAATAATATGTTTAGTAAACTTGATTATCACAAGCTGGTCACATCAGCTGTCCTGATGGCTGTCGTATTATATTTAATCATATTTATATTATTCAAGATTCAAAAAAAAGTAGAAAGATATATTGAAGGCTAG
- a CDS encoding response regulator transcription factor — translation MTKKILVIEDEYSINDILTLTLINEGYEVESFFDGKTALERIEVFKPDLVLLDLMLPDIDGFEICKKISKDLLVIMITARDSIFDKIIGLELGADDYIIKPFEIKEVIARVKALFRSIEKEKQILSEEFIELGGSIKVDLLGERVFKNGEEIQLKRQESDLFFFLLKNRNRVFTRAELLDSVWGYDYYGGSRTVDVHIRRIRDKLETSTIIETVFGKGYVMR, via the coding sequence ATGACCAAAAAGATATTAGTAATTGAAGATGAATACTCAATTAATGATATATTGACATTAACCTTAATAAATGAAGGATATGAGGTAGAAAGTTTTTTTGATGGAAAAACAGCATTGGAAAGGATAGAAGTATTTAAACCAGATTTGGTACTTTTAGATTTAATGCTTCCTGATATAGATGGTTTTGAAATCTGTAAGAAAATATCTAAAGACCTTTTAGTTATTATGATTACGGCTAGGGATAGTATTTTTGATAAAATTATAGGATTAGAGCTAGGAGCAGATGATTACATAATTAAACCATTTGAAATTAAGGAAGTAATAGCTAGAGTAAAAGCATTATTTAGAAGTATTGAAAAAGAAAAACAAATTTTATCAGAAGAGTTTATTGAACTAGGGGGAAGTATAAAAGTAGATTTACTTGGTGAACGAGTATTTAAAAATGGCGAGGAAATTCAATTAAAGAGACAAGAATCTGACTTGTTTTTCTTTCTATTAAAAAACAGAAATAGAGTATTTACTAGAGCTGAGCTCTTAGATAGTGTCTGGGGATATGATTATTACGGAGGCTCTAGAACAGTTGACGTTCATATTAGAAGAATTAGAGATAAGCTAGAAACATCCACCATTATAGAAACTGTATTTGGGAAAGGCTATGTAATGAGGTAG
- a CDS encoding Glu/Leu/Phe/Val family dehydrogenase, with protein MKIFDYLEKYDYEQLVFCQDRNTGLKAIIGIHDTTLGPALGGTRFWNYESEEDAIIDVLRLARGMTYKSAAAGLNLGGGKAVIIGDPEKLKSEELLRTFGRYVEGLAGRYITAEDMNIGTQDVAYINDETDYVVGLEGKSGNPSPVTAFGVFRGILAAANEVFGSDDLTGKVVAVQGVGSVGYHVCKHLHESGAILYVTDIKKANIERVVNDFGATAVAPDEIHKIQCDIYAPCAMGAVINDFTVDQLKCKIVAGAANNQLAEEKHGDMLKEKGILYIPDYVINAGGVINVYEELQGYNRERAMNRAANIYNVVKKVIEISKRDNISTSKAADRMAEERIEKIGRTKTLYLNK; from the coding sequence ATGAAAATATTTGATTACTTAGAAAAATATGATTATGAACAGTTAGTTTTTTGTCAAGATCGTAATACTGGATTAAAAGCGATTATAGGAATTCATGACACTACTTTGGGACCTGCTTTAGGGGGAACAAGATTTTGGAACTATGAAAGCGAAGAGGACGCAATCATAGATGTTCTAAGATTAGCAAGAGGTATGACTTATAAGAGTGCAGCAGCGGGTTTAAACCTAGGGGGAGGAAAGGCAGTAATTATAGGAGACCCAGAAAAGCTAAAAAGTGAAGAGTTACTAAGAACATTTGGAAGATACGTAGAAGGCTTAGCTGGCAGATACATTACTGCAGAAGATATGAATATTGGAACTCAAGACGTGGCATACATAAATGATGAAACTGATTATGTTGTAGGCCTAGAAGGTAAAAGCGGGAATCCATCTCCAGTAACAGCGTTTGGAGTATTTAGAGGAATATTAGCAGCTGCTAATGAAGTTTTCGGGAGCGATGATTTAACAGGAAAGGTAGTTGCAGTTCAAGGAGTAGGTTCAGTGGGATATCATGTATGTAAGCATCTACATGAATCCGGGGCAATACTATATGTTACAGATATTAAAAAAGCTAATATTGAAAGAGTAGTAAATGATTTTGGTGCTACAGCAGTTGCTCCAGATGAAATTCATAAAATCCAATGTGATATTTATGCTCCATGTGCAATGGGTGCAGTAATAAACGATTTCACAGTTGATCAACTTAAATGTAAAATAGTTGCAGGTGCTGCAAATAATCAATTAGCTGAAGAAAAACATGGGGATATGCTAAAAGAAAAAGGCATCCTTTACATTCCTGACTACGTAATTAATGCTGGCGGTGTAATTAATGTATATGAAGAATTACAAGGATACAATAGAGAAAGAGCTATGAATAGAGCTGCTAATATTTATAATGTTGTGAAGAAAGTAATAGAAATATCTAAGAGAGATAATATATCAACCAGTAAAGCAGCTGATAGAATGGCTGAAGAAAGAATAGAAAAGATTGGGAGAACTAAAACTCTTTATTTGAATAAATAA
- a CDS encoding HAMP domain-containing sensor histidine kinase, with amino-acid sequence MLNTIRGKITTGIILISFIILIIINLTIWKIFEDNLQTSILNDMRRIMSIIHYGLERQVINPQGNINLYNRSNLWSVMNKENLQYDIYLSIKYDSDDYIQFAGDIIDKKSTEKIMEDSDKKSSLLYIHNEGTRYFATYSYPVYLKDKYIGIFVFQKDYLAQYNNNKYLMTRILVIQFILFIIMILVNFIWLKKSTNSLNTLLKGIRFIGEGEFSNRLEAKSNDEVAIIIHHFNKMQDQISTQMEYLQQEKIKSEKLEKASRNFFNYATHEMKTPITSITGYAQLLSQSKIDDKTKDRAYERIITEADRMNKMVQNMLIVAKGKEIEKEHYEYFDLNELMSKIIKEYEVIYNRGKIELNLENESIIILSSEEEIRAVILNLIDNAIKYSVDGQIKIRSYLDNYAYITLENKTLPIPEGIKNTLFEPFVKYNHGNQKQASSGLGLYICRELIEKNNGKLNYNLYGDIISFTIKLPIVTN; translated from the coding sequence ATGTTAAATACTATTAGAGGCAAGATAACCACTGGAATTATTTTAATCAGTTTCATAATCCTAATAATAATAAACCTTACCATATGGAAGATATTTGAGGATAATTTGCAAACTTCCATATTAAATGACATGAGGAGAATTATGTCAATAATACATTATGGACTTGAAAGACAAGTAATAAATCCACAGGGAAACATAAATTTATATAATAGAAGTAACTTATGGTCAGTTATGAATAAAGAAAATCTCCAATATGATATATATTTGTCAATAAAGTATGATAGTGATGATTATATCCAGTTTGCAGGTGATATCATTGATAAAAAGAGCACAGAAAAAATTATGGAAGATAGTGATAAGAAATCATCACTACTATATATTCACAATGAGGGTACAAGATATTTTGCTACCTATTCATATCCAGTATATTTAAAGGATAAATATATAGGTATATTCGTATTTCAAAAGGATTATTTAGCTCAATATAATAATAATAAATATTTGATGACAAGAATATTAGTTATTCAATTTATTTTGTTTATAATAATGATACTAGTAAATTTTATTTGGCTAAAAAAGTCAACTAACTCCCTAAACACATTGTTAAAAGGAATAAGGTTTATAGGTGAAGGGGAATTCTCCAATAGATTAGAAGCAAAAAGTAATGACGAAGTGGCTATAATCATTCACCATTTCAATAAAATGCAGGATCAAATATCAACACAAATGGAATATTTGCAACAGGAGAAAATTAAAAGCGAGAAACTGGAGAAAGCCTCTAGGAATTTTTTCAACTATGCAACCCATGAGATGAAGACTCCAATTACTTCAATTACAGGATACGCACAATTATTAAGTCAGAGTAAGATAGATGATAAAACAAAGGATAGAGCATATGAAAGGATAATAACAGAAGCTGATAGAATGAATAAAATGGTTCAAAACATGTTAATTGTAGCTAAAGGTAAAGAAATAGAAAAGGAACATTACGAATACTTTGACTTAAATGAACTGATGAGCAAAATAATTAAAGAATATGAAGTAATATATAATAGAGGAAAGATAGAACTTAATTTAGAAAATGAAAGTATTATTATCCTTAGCAGTGAAGAAGAAATCCGGGCAGTTATTTTAAATCTTATTGATAACGCTATAAAATATAGTGTAGATGGACAAATAAAAATAAGATCATATTTAGATAACTATGCATATATAACACTAGAAAACAAAACATTACCTATACCTGAGGGAATAAAAAATACCCTATTTGAGCCATTTGTTAAATATAATCATGGCAATCAAAAACAAGCTAGCTCTGGACTAGGACTCTATATATGTAGAGAATTAATTGAGAAAAATAACGGTAAATTAAATTATAATTTATATGGAGATATAATTAGTTTTACAATTAAGCTACCCATAGTTACCAATTAA